Part of the Poseidonibacter antarcticus genome, AGATAACTCACTTGATGCATTTTCTAATAAAGAAAATAATACCATCACAATTAAATTAGAACTAATAAATGATAAAAAGATATTGACTTATGAAGATACTGCTGGTGGAATAAAAATTAAGCCAATAGAGAAAGTATTTGAATATTTTATTACATCTAAAAATGAAAAAGAAGGAAAAGGAATAGGCTTGGCACTTGCCAAAATGCTTATTACTGATAGACTTGATGGTACTATTACTGCAAAGAATAATAACCTTGGTGTAGAGTTTA contains:
- a CDS encoding ATP-binding protein, whose protein sequence is DNSLDAFSNKENNTITIKLELINDKKILTYEDTAGGIKIKPIEKVFEYFITSKNEKEGKGIGLALAKMLITDRLDGTITAKNNNLGVEFKIIF